A genomic stretch from Flavobacterium humidisoli includes:
- the rlmF gene encoding 23S rRNA (adenine(1618)-N(6))-methyltransferase RlmF: protein MKAENNSEKSNLHPRNLHQNRYDFEKLISNCPELEAFISVNKYGIETIDFSNPSAVKTLNKALLKTYYGIQNWDIPKNYLCPPIPGRTDYIHYIADLLAESNNNQIPETSSVLGLDIGTGSNLIYPILGNSIYSWSFVGTDIDQKSIENCSKIIEANPELIDSISLQQQTEPRFIFKNIITPEDRFTFTMCNPPFHASAEEANKSTSRKVSNLNPKEKRNTNPVLNFGGQNAELWCNGGEIGFITQMIYESAKYPSQVLWFTTLVSKKENLSSIYKILKKVNAVSVKTIEMSQGQKNSRIVAWSFFENPKSQKQFL, encoded by the coding sequence ATGAAAGCAGAAAACAATTCCGAAAAAAGCAATTTACACCCAAGAAATCTTCATCAAAACCGATATGATTTTGAAAAACTGATTTCAAATTGTCCAGAATTGGAAGCTTTTATTTCTGTAAATAAATACGGAATCGAAACTATTGATTTCAGCAATCCGTCTGCCGTAAAAACATTAAACAAGGCTTTACTGAAAACCTATTACGGTATTCAAAACTGGGATATTCCTAAAAATTATCTTTGCCCGCCAATTCCAGGACGTACAGATTACATTCATTATATCGCCGATCTATTGGCAGAAAGCAATAATAATCAAATTCCAGAAACCTCATCTGTTTTAGGATTAGATATCGGCACAGGTTCAAATTTAATCTATCCGATATTAGGAAATTCTATTTATAGCTGGAGTTTTGTTGGAACAGATATTGACCAAAAATCAATTGAAAATTGCAGTAAAATTATCGAAGCCAATCCAGAATTAATCGATTCTATTAGTTTGCAACAACAAACTGAACCCCGATTTATTTTTAAAAACATTATCACGCCCGAAGACCGTTTTACATTCACGATGTGTAATCCGCCTTTTCATGCATCTGCTGAGGAAGCGAATAAAAGTACTTCTAGAAAAGTTTCTAATCTTAATCCAAAAGAAAAAAGAAATACAAATCCCGTTTTGAATTTTGGGGGACAAAATGCCGAATTATGGTGCAACGGTGGCGAAATCGGATTCATCACACAGATGATTTACGAAAGTGCTAAATATCCTTCGCAAGTTTTATGGTTCACCACTTTAGTTTCTAAAAAAGAAAATCTTTCTTCGATCTACAAAATATTGAAAAAAGTAAACGCCGTTTCTGTCAAAACAATCGAAATGTCTCAAGGGCAAAAAAATAGCCGAATTGTGGCTTGGAGTTTTTTTGAAAATCCAAAATCCCAAAAACAATTCTTGTAA
- a CDS encoding thiamine diphosphokinase, whose protein sequence is MSSHHIVRDDQEPALIIANGAACDPELLGQLLEWSPLVVVLDSAIERVIDLGIKVDVLLGDFDRGFDPEIYKTSQFPIEIVHTPDQDKTDLEKAFDYLIDRKIPAVNVVWATGRRADHTITNLTNIVRYRNLLKIVILDDHSKIFLLPEKFEKWYTAKTPISLIPIGVVNGISSANLKYELNNDTLTMGYRTGSSNSVEKDGIVTITHREGDLLLMECFD, encoded by the coding sequence ATGTCATCACACCATATAGTTCGCGACGATCAGGAACCCGCTTTAATAATTGCAAATGGCGCAGCCTGCGATCCAGAACTATTAGGACAATTGTTAGAATGGTCTCCACTAGTAGTTGTTTTAGATTCGGCTATTGAAAGAGTGATTGACCTAGGCATAAAAGTCGATGTTTTATTGGGTGATTTTGACCGTGGTTTTGATCCTGAAATTTATAAAACTTCGCAATTTCCAATCGAAATCGTTCATACACCAGATCAAGATAAAACAGATCTAGAAAAGGCTTTTGATTATCTTATCGATAGAAAAATTCCAGCTGTAAATGTGGTTTGGGCAACTGGAAGACGTGCCGATCATACGATTACCAATCTTACTAATATCGTTCGTTATCGCAATTTACTTAAAATTGTAATTCTCGACGATCATTCAAAAATATTCCTTTTACCAGAGAAATTCGAAAAGTGGTATACCGCAAAAACACCTATTTCGTTAATCCCAATTGGTGTTGTAAACGGAATTTCTTCTGCCAATTTAAAGTACGAATTAAACAACGATACGCTTACAATGGGTTACAGAACCGGAAGCAGTAATTCTGTCGAAAAAGATGGCATTGTAACCATTACACATCGTGAAGGCGATTTGCTTTTAATGGAGTGTTTTGATTAG
- a CDS encoding DinB family protein, protein MVIESLKILFNRDLNKLKFEIESYEFEKQIWVIDKNISNSAGNLCLHLIGNLNTYIGAEIGKTGYVRNRPLEFSLKDIPKSELISKIESTIDVINKSLDSLTEKDLEQIYPQIVFEKEMTTGFFLIHLSAHLAYHLGQINYHRRLLDF, encoded by the coding sequence ATGGTTATAGAATCACTCAAAATTCTTTTTAATAGAGATCTTAACAAACTAAAATTTGAGATCGAATCTTACGAATTCGAAAAACAAATTTGGGTAATAGATAAAAACATCTCCAATTCGGCAGGAAATTTATGTCTGCATTTAATTGGAAATCTAAATACTTACATTGGTGCAGAAATAGGTAAAACAGGCTATGTGCGAAATCGTCCTTTGGAATTTTCATTAAAAGATATCCCAAAATCTGAATTAATTTCAAAAATCGAAAGTACAATTGACGTTATCAATAAAAGTTTAGATTCCTTAACTGAAAAAGATTTAGAACAGATTTATCCGCAGATTGTTTTTGAAAAAGAAATGACAACAGGCTTTTTCTTAATTCATCTTTCAGCGCATTTAGCGTATCATTTAGGACAAATCAATTACCATAGAAGACTTCTTGATTTCTGA
- a CDS encoding GyrI-like domain-containing protein, translating into MLPIIKTLTEKKLVGHFIEMSFIENKTFQLWNGFMPNRKEIKNAIDANLYSLEVYAENHFDNFDPNDSFQKWAAVEVSDYSTIPEGMETLIVPAGLYAVFLHSGPVAEAHKTYHYIFAEWLPNSEYTVDDRPHFAVMNEKYKKDDPTSEEEIWIPIKSRN; encoded by the coding sequence ATGCTACCCATCATCAAAACCTTAACCGAGAAAAAACTCGTTGGACATTTTATCGAAATGTCATTTATCGAGAATAAAACTTTTCAATTATGGAATGGTTTTATGCCAAATCGAAAAGAAATAAAAAATGCTATTGATGCCAATTTATATTCTCTAGAAGTTTATGCAGAAAATCATTTTGATAATTTTGATCCTAATGACAGTTTCCAGAAATGGGCTGCGGTAGAAGTTTCAGATTATTCAACTATTCCAGAAGGAATGGAAACCTTAATTGTTCCTGCCGGTCTATACGCTGTTTTTCTTCATTCAGGCCCAGTAGCAGAAGCGCATAAAACGTATCATTACATTTTTGCAGAATGGCTTCCAAATTCTGAATATACAGTAGATGACAGACCGCATTTTGCTGTAATGAATGAAAAATACAAAAAAGACGATCCAACTTCTGAAGAAGAAATTTGGATACCAATAAAAAGCAGAAATTAA